Proteins encoded in a region of the Zea mays cultivar B73 chromosome 4, Zm-B73-REFERENCE-NAM-5.0, whole genome shotgun sequence genome:
- the LOC103653387 gene encoding Two-component response regulator ORR13 codes for MATQSPHVLVVDHSRVDCLVASIVLNSFNIRVTVAGGAMEALEFLDANNSHVDLILTDYCMPDMTGYDLLREVKESPRLKHIPVVITCTDVIPERIIECFEGGAEEYMIKPLKVSDVPRILSYM; via the exons ATGGCCACTCAAAGTCCCCATGTTCTCGTTGTGGATCATTCCCGTGTTGATTGCCTTGTTGCATCGATTGTCCTCAATAGTTTCAACATTCGAG TAACTGTTGCGGGAGGTGCCATGGAAGCATTGGAATTCTTAGATGCG AACAACAGTCATGTGGACCTTATTTTGACTGACTACTGCATGCCTGATATGACTGGCTATGATTTGCTTAGGGAAGTGAAG GAATCGCCAAGACTAAAGCACATTCCAGTGGTGATTACATGCACTGATGTCATACCAGAAAGAATCATTGA GTGCTTTGAAGGAGGAGCAGAGGAATACATGATAAAGCCTCTCAAGGTTTCTGACGTGCCTCGTATTCTTAGCTACATGTGA